The genomic region GATGGGCGACCGCTGACCCCACGCACCACCCGCGAAGGCCCTCTCGAGCTGACTCGAGAGGGCCTTCGCCCGTTCCGGGCCTGACCCGCCAGGCCTACGGGACACCCTGACCGGTACGCCGTACGCCGGTCCGCCCGGTACGCCGGGCTACCTCCGCGGAGGTAGTCCCGGTGCCGCCACCGGCCCGACGCGCGGCAGGGGTGGTTTTCGCGACGCTGTGGTGGACATCGACCACGACAGGAGAACCACCATGAATTCCCTGCTGCAAAAGGACTTTGCGTCGGCCGGCGCGACCCGCCTCACCGGCTGGCTCGGCCGTCACAGCGTCGACATCCTCCGGATCAGCCTCGGGCTGGTCTTCCTCGGCTTCGGCCTGCTGAAGTTCTTCCCCGGCGCGAGTCCGGCCGAAGGGCTGGTGATGCGCACGCTCGACACCCTCACGCTCGGCGTGGTCAGCGGCCAGACCGCCGTCGTGCTGACCGCGGTGATGGAGTGCTTCATCGGGCTCACGCTGCTCACCGGCCGGTTCCTGCGAACGGGACTGCTGGTGCTGGGGATGGCACTGGTGGGCATCATGTCGCCGCTGGTGCTGTTCTTCGGCGACCTGTTCCCGGGCACGCCGACGCTGGAGGCGCAGTACGTGCTGAAGGACATCGTCCTGGCTGCCGCCGGCCTGGTGATCGCCGCGAAGGCGCTGGCCGCCGCACCCCTGCAAGGCCTGCGGGGTTGAGCACTTGGGACGGCCCCGGCCCGGCATGGTTGCCGCGGACCGGGGCCGTACTGCGCTGCTGCGGACTACGACGCCGCGGCACCATCGAGCGGTTCCCGGGCTGCGGCGAAGAGCTGCTCGAGGGTGCCACGGGCCCGCGCCATCGCGATGTGATCGATGTAGTCGCGGGATTCCACGATCATCCCGTCCCGGACCCGCAGGACGAACACGCACGGCGCCCGGAACGGCGTACCGGTGGCGATCACCGTGCCGGCGTACTCGAACTCGGCGACGATCACCTCCGGGTCGGCGGTTTGGTGGATCCGGATGTTCTGGGGCCGGAAGCGGATCGCCTCGGCGACCCGTGGACCGGTACCGCCGAAGTGCGCACGCAGCGCGTCCCGGCTGAGCAGCGGGCGGTCACCGCCCGGGGCCATCGGATGACGGACGTCGGTCTGCTCGGCGTAGAGCCCGGGCAGGGCGGCGAAGTCGCGGTCCGCGACCCCGTGGACCAGGCGCAGGAAGACCTCACTGGGTGTCACGTGCTTCCTCTCGTCAGCGCGATAAGCGAAGTTGCCACTCCGAATATATGGAGTAGTGACTTCGCTTACAACCGATCGGTGGTCCGCGGCGTCTTCTACGCTGTGCGGGACGAAGGAGGGTGGCCGGGTGCGAGCTGACGCGCGGGACAACCGGGAGCGGATCCTGGCCGCGGCCGAGGAAGTGTTCGGGCGGTCGCCGGCCGCCTCCACCGACGACGTCGCGAAGCTGGCCGGCGTCGGGATCGCCACCGTGTTCCGGCACTTCCCGACCAAGCTGGAGCTGCTGGAGGCCGTGCTCACCGTGCGGCTGGAGCGGCTCCGCGACCAGGCCCGGGAACTGGTCGGCAGCGGCGATCCGAGGACGGCGTTCTTCGCGTTCTTCGCGCAGGTGGTCGGTGAGGCGGCGTCGAAGCTGGCGATCGCCGACGCGCTCGCCGCGGCCGGTGCCGCCGTCGGTGAGGAGGCCTACAAGGCCGGAGCCGGGCTGCGCGAGGCCTTCGGCGAGCTGCTGACCCAGGCCCAACGCGCCGGCGTCGTACGCCAGGACGCGGACCAGCCCGAGGTGTACGCGCTGCTCGTCAGCGCATCCCGGGGAGCAACGGCTCTCGGACTGGCTCCCGACGTCCGCGACCGCATGCTGAACCTCCTGTACGACGGACTGCGGCCTGGGCGTACTCCGTGAGGCGTCGCTGGCAGAGCTGGTCCCGCCGACGCCGCGTGGTCGTCGTACTGCTGCTGGTCTTCGCGCTGCTCGTCCCTCTACCGCTCGGCGCGTACGCGGTCTCGCTGCGCATCCACTACGCCGGCGATCCCGCGTCCACAGCGCAGACGCGCAACCAGGACGCGCTCTGGCTCGGTCACGCCTGGGTCGACGGCCGCAAGACCGCCGCAGACGTCACCGCACTCGCGGAGCGACTCTCCGGTACCGGCATCCGCGACCTCTACGTGCACGCCGGGCCGCTGGAGCACGACGGCACCCTGCCGCTGGCCGAGGTGTCGCCGAAAGCCCGCTGGTTCACCGACGCGATGAGCAAGGCCGCTCCCGGCGTACGGGTGCAGGCCTGGCTCGGCGATCTGGTCCTGCCGGCCAAGAACCCGGGCATGGACCTGGACAGCCAGGCGGTCCGGGACCAGGTGACCGCGTCGTCGGCGGCTGTGCTGGACCAGGGGTTCGACGGCATCCACTTCGACTTCGAGCCGGTGCACTCGGGGTCGAAGGGCTTCCTGGCGGTGCTGGACCAGGTCCACGCGCTCACCACTGGGCGCGGCGTACCGCTGTCGGTCGCGGCGGCGCAGATCGACCCGCTGTTCAAGCTGAACGCCCTGCCGCTGGCCATCGCCGGCGAAGGCAAGTGGTGGTCGCAGGAGTACTTCGGTCAGGTCGCCCGGCGGGTGGAGCAGATCGCGGTCATGTCCTACGACACCGCGATGCCGCTGGAGTCCCTGTACGGCGGGTACGTCGCCCAGCAGACCAAGCTGGCGCTGGAGGTGACACCGGACCACGTGGACCTGCTGATGGGCCTCCCGGCGTACTGGGAGAGCAATCCGAGTCACTGGGGGCACGCTGAGACCGTCGAGGCCGCTGTCCGTGGCGCACGCCTCGGTCTCGGCGACTCCTCGCGGCAGAACTTCGGCCTGGCCCTGTACGTCGACTTCACCGCGACCGACGAGCACTGGACCGCGTACCGCAACGCATGGGTGAGGAAATGAGCACTTTGACCTTCCGGCGCGTGACCCGCGACGACTTCCCGCTGCTGGCCCAATGGCTGGCCAACCCGCACGTCGAGCGCTGGTGGAACCACGAGACCGACCCGGCTGCTGTCGAGCGGGACTTCGGGGCGAGCGCCGACGGACGCGAGCCGTCCGAGGACTTCCTGCTGCTGGTGGACGAGCAGCCGGCCGGGCTGATCCAGCGGAGCCGGCTGACCGACTACCCCGAAGAGCTGGAGACTTTCGCCGAGCTGACCGACGTACCGGACGGCGCGGTGATCGTGGACTACTTCATCGGCGCCACGGAGCACACCGGCCAGGGTCTGGGGACGGCGATGATCGCCGCCATGGTCGCGAAGATCTGGACGGAGCTGCCGGCGACGCCGGCGGTACTGGCCGCGGTGGTCGCCGCCAACCGGAACTCCTGGCGGGCCCTCGAACGCGCCGGCTTCCGCCGCGTCGCCGAAGGGCCGATGGAGCCGGACAACCCGGTCGACGACCCGCTGCACTACGTCTACCGCCTCGACCGCCCCGCCGCCTGAACAGGCACGGCGAGACGGTCGCGTTCGGCTGTGCGCCCGGAGCTCAGCGGGCGCGCTCGACCCGGCCCTCGTCCCACACCGGTTCGTCGGACTCGTAGACCGAGCCGTCGGAGCCGAAGACCAGGTAACGGTCGAAGTCGCGGGCGAACCAGCGGTCGTGGGTGACCGCGAGAACCGTTCCGTCGAAGGCGTCGAGGCCCTCCTCCAGCGCCTCGGCCGACTCCACGTCGAGGTTGTCGGTCGGCTCGTCCAGCAGCAGCAGAGTCGCCCCGGACAGCTCCAGCAGCAGGATCTGGAACCGTGCCTGCTGACCACCGGACAGAACGTCGAAGGTCTGCTCGGCGGCGTGCGCGAGCTCGTACCGGTCGAGCTTGCGGGAGGCCAGTTCGCGGCCCATCCCGTCGCGGTGCTCGTCGCCGCGGTGCAGGATCTCCAGCAGCGTCCGTCCGGCCAGCTCCGGGTGCTCGTGCGTCTGCGCGAACCAGCCCGGCCGGACCCGCGCGCCCAGCTTCGCCGTCCCGGTGTGGGCGACCGACGGAATCACGATCTCGCCGACCGGCTGGTGCTCGACGTCGGGGTCGGAGCCGCCGTTGGCCAGCAGCCGCAGGAAGTGTGACTTGCCCGAACCGTTCGAGCCGAGCACAGCCACGCGTTCGCCGTACCAGACCTCCAGGTCGAACGGCTTCATCAGACCGGTCAGCTCCAGGCCGGTGCAGACGACCGCCCGCTTGCCCGTCCGGCCGCCGGTGAGCCGCATGCTGACCTTCTGCTCGCGCGGGATCGCCTCCGGTGGGCCGGCCTCCTCGAACTTGCGCAGCCGGGTCTGCGAGGCCCGGTAGCGCGACGCCATGTCGGAGTTGTACGCCGCCTTCTGCTTGTACATCAGCATCTGCGCGCGCAGCTTGGCGTGCTCGTCGTCCCAGACCTTGCGCAGCAGCTCGAAGCGCTCGAACCGGTGCTTGCGCGCCGCGTGGTAGGTCTTGAAACCGCCACCGTGGGTCCAGGCGGTGTTGCCGGCGGCACCGAGCTCGACGGTGACGATCCGGGTCGCGGTGTTGGCCAGCAGCTCGCGGTCGTGACTGATGTAGAGCACGGTCTTCTGCGTCGCGTTGAGCTCCTGCTCGAGCCAGCGCTTGCCCGGCACGTCCAGGTAGTTGTCCGGCTCGTCCAGCATCAGCACCTCGTCCGGACCGCGCAGCAGCGCCTCCAGCACGAGCCGCTTCTGCTCACCGCCCGACAGCGTCTTCACCTCCCGCCAGCGGCACCGGTCGAACGGCATGCCGAGCGCTGCCGTCGTACAGACGTCCCAGAGCACCTCGGCGTCGTACCCGCCGACCTCGCCCCAGTCGGAGACCGCCTGGGCGTAGCGCAGCTGGGTCTTCTCGTCGTCGGCCTCCATCATCGCCAGCTCGGCCTTGTCCAGCTTGGCCGCGGCGGCCTGGATCGGCTCCGGCGCGACGCTGAGCAGCAGGTCGCGCACGGTCGAGGAGTCCCGCACGGAGCCGACGAACTGCCGCATCACGCCCAGTCCGCCGGACCGCGAGATGCTGCCGCTGTGCGGTTTCAGGTCACCCGCGATGATCCTGGTCAGCGTCGTCTTGCCGGACCCGTTGGCCCCGACCAGCGCCACCTTCGCGCCGTCGCCGACCCGGAACGTGATGTCGTCCAGCAGCACCCGCCCGTCCGGCAGCTCGAACCCGATCCCCGCCACGTCCACATGACCCATGCGCCCAGTGTGACCGGCCCGCCCGGGTGGCCGCGAACGGTTATCCCCTCACCACCCCTTCAGGTGGTCGAGGTAGACACCGCCGGTGGGGCGGAGCGAGCCGGTCAGGAAAAGCTGGAGCGGGGCGGCGTACAGGCCGTACGTCCTGGTGCCGGTGAGGAAGCCGGCGGTGGCACAGCCGTCGTACTGGACCCAGACCTCGCGCGGGCCCTGCCGGGTGTCGAAGCGGAGCACGATCGCCTCGGTCGGACGAGCCCGCTCGGGCGTGCACTTGAACACCGGAAGGTCCGGGTTGCGTTCCGGCAGCACCTTGATGGCGTCGACGACTCGCTGGGCCGTCGTGGCGTCGAACACTCCAGCGCCCAGCAGCGTCGTGGCACCGGGCGTCAGCCGGTAGCGGCAGGCCAGCAGGCCGGACACCGGGGTCTCCAGGTCGAGCCCGGCGCTCGGCGACGGGGCAAGGTCACCACTGAGGATCGGGTGCTGCTCTGCGCAGCTGCCTCCGGGCGAGCTCTCCGGATTCTCCCGGCCCGCGCTGGAGTCCGCCGCGCTGCCGCTGGTGGCAGTGTCGACCGGTGAACCATCGCCGATCGCGCTCCACACTCCCCCGATGGCCACCGCGACCACCATCGCCGCGGACCCACCGAACACGGCCTGCCGCCGGCGCCGGACCCGGCGGCGTGCCTCTGCCGCGAGGCCCCGGTCTCGCAGCTCCCGGACGCCGTCCGCCATGGTCTGGAACGCGTCGGCCAGCGTGGGGCCGAGTTCCTCTTCCTGGTCAGGCATCCTCGGCTCCTTCCTTGGCCAGCGTGTTCTTCAGGACCGCCAGGGCCCGGTGGACGTGCGATCTGGCCGTCGCCTCGGCGCAGTGCAGCAGGGCGCCGATCTCGGCGTACGACAGGTCCTCGTAGAACCGGAGCACCACCGCTGCCCGCTGGCGGTCCGGCAGCGTCTTGCAGAGCTCCCAGACGGCCTCGGCGTCGGCACGGTCCGCCGCACCGTCCGGTGCGGCGGCGGCCGTCCGGGTGGGCTCGGCGGTCGGCGCCTCCCGGCGGCGGAACCGGCGCCACCACGAGATGTGCGCGTTGACCACCATCCGCTTCACGTACGCCTCCGGGTCGTCGGCCCGGCTGACCCGGGCCCAGCGCGCGCAGGCCGTCGTCAGGGCGTCCTGGACCGCGTCCTCGGCCAGCGTGACGTCGCCGGTCAGGACGTAGGCGAACCGCAGCAGCGCGTCGGCGCGTTCGCTGACGAACAGCTCGAAGTCGAGCGGACCGCTGCCGGTCTGCATCGGGGCCAAGGCTGCCTCCATACCCTCAGGACGGCGATCCGCCCGGGTTCGTTGCAGTCGCCCGCAGGATCCGGAAACCCTTGGCGCTGGCCACCCGGTCGCACGGATAGCCCTGCTCGGTCAGCCAGCGCTGCAGGGAGTCGCCGCCCAGGTTCTTGCCGACCACCAGCCAGGCCGTACCGCCGGGCTTCAACCTGGACAGCCAGCGCAGCAGCATCTTGTGCAGTTCGGGCTTGCCGATGTGGATCGCCGGGTTCGACCAGATCTCGTCGAACCGGACATCGTCCGGGACGTCGTCGGGCAGCGCCGGATGGACCCGATCGCCGACGCCCGCCGCGGCCGCGTTGATCGCGGTCAGTTCCAGCGCGCGGTTGTTCACGTCGACGGCCCAGACGACGGCGTCGGGGTTCTCGACCGCCAGGCCGCAGGCGATCGGCCCGTAGCCGGCACCGAGGTCCAGCACCACCTTGCGCCCGGGCGTCGGCCGGACCTCGCGCAGCAGCACCGCCGTACCGATGTCCAGGCGGTCGCGGGAGAAGACGCCGCTCGCGGTGGTGAACTCGTAGTCGCGGTCCCAGATCCGCGCCTGCACGGTACGGCGTACGTCGGCCGAGGCCGGGTCCGCGGAGAAGAAGTGGTCAGCCACGGCGGTGCACCTCGCCCCGGACCTGCCGGGCCAGCAGAGCCCGCGCGGCCAGGTCCTCGTCCGCGGGGTAGCGCACTTCCTCCAGGGTCAGCCCGTGCGCCGGCAGCACGGCGACGGCGGAGTCCCGCATCTTGCCGGCCAGGACCGCGGCAGGCCAGTCGACGTCCCGCCGCCCGTCACCGACCGGGATCAGCGCGCCGACCAGGGCACGGACCATCGAGTGGCAGAAGGCGTCGGCGATCACGGTGCCGTCCAGCAGACCGGGACCGACGCGGACCCACGAGTACTCCAGCAGGGCGCGGACCGTGCTCGCCCCTTCGCGCTTCTTGCAGAACGCCGCGAAGTCGTGCTCCCCCAGCAACTGGGCGGCGGCCGCGTTCATCCGGTCCACGTCCAGCGGGCGGAC from Kribbella flavida DSM 17836 harbors:
- a CDS encoding class I SAM-dependent methyltransferase, with the translated sequence MADHFFSADPASADVRRTVQARIWDRDYEFTTASGVFSRDRLDIGTAVLLREVRPTPGRKVVLDLGAGYGPIACGLAVENPDAVVWAVDVNNRALELTAINAAAAGVGDRVHPALPDDVPDDVRFDEIWSNPAIHIGKPELHKMLLRWLSRLKPGGTAWLVVGKNLGGDSLQRWLTEQGYPCDRVASAKGFRILRATATNPGGSPS
- a CDS encoding DoxX family membrane protein, whose translation is MNSLLQKDFASAGATRLTGWLGRHSVDILRISLGLVFLGFGLLKFFPGASPAEGLVMRTLDTLTLGVVSGQTAVVLTAVMECFIGLTLLTGRFLRTGLLVLGMALVGIMSPLVLFFGDLFPGTPTLEAQYVLKDIVLAAAGLVIAAKALAAAPLQGLRG
- a CDS encoding SigE family RNA polymerase sigma factor yields the protein MEAALAPMQTGSGPLDFELFVSERADALLRFAYVLTGDVTLAEDAVQDALTTACARWARVSRADDPEAYVKRMVVNAHISWWRRFRRREAPTAEPTRTAAAAPDGAADRADAEAVWELCKTLPDRQRAAVVLRFYEDLSYAEIGALLHCAEATARSHVHRALAVLKNTLAKEGAEDA
- a CDS encoding nuclear transport factor 2 family protein; translation: MTPSEVFLRLVHGVADRDFAALPGLYAEQTDVRHPMAPGGDRPLLSRDALRAHFGGTGPRVAEAIRFRPQNIRIHQTADPEVIVAEFEYAGTVIATGTPFRAPCVFVLRVRDGMIVESRDYIDHIAMARARGTLEQLFAAAREPLDGAAAS
- a CDS encoding GNAT family N-acetyltransferase, with translation MSTLTFRRVTRDDFPLLAQWLANPHVERWWNHETDPAAVERDFGASADGREPSEDFLLLVDEQPAGLIQRSRLTDYPEELETFAELTDVPDGAVIVDYFIGATEHTGQGLGTAMIAAMVAKIWTELPATPAVLAAVVAANRNSWRALERAGFRRVAEGPMEPDNPVDDPLHYVYRLDRPAA
- the truA gene encoding tRNA pseudouridine(38-40) synthase TruA; this translates as MRWRIDLRYDGTEFHGWARQDGLRTVQGALEEALGTVLRLPDRPAVTCAGRTDTGVHARGQVTHVDLDVPVTGRDLLRRLNGVLPDDVAVTAVAEAADGFDARFSALARRYVYRLCDDAVGWDPLRRREVLRVVRPLDVDRMNAAAAQLLGEHDFAAFCKKREGASTVRALLEYSWVRVGPGLLDGTVIADAFCHSMVRALVGALIPVGDGRRDVDWPAAVLAGKMRDSAVAVLPAHGLTLEEVRYPADEDLAARALLARQVRGEVHRRG
- a CDS encoding TetR/AcrR family transcriptional regulator, translating into MRADARDNRERILAAAEEVFGRSPAASTDDVAKLAGVGIATVFRHFPTKLELLEAVLTVRLERLRDQARELVGSGDPRTAFFAFFAQVVGEAASKLAIADALAAAGAAVGEEAYKAGAGLREAFGELLTQAQRAGVVRQDADQPEVYALLVSASRGATALGLAPDVRDRMLNLLYDGLRPGRTP
- a CDS encoding ABC-F family ATP-binding cassette domain-containing protein, with the protein product MGHVDVAGIGFELPDGRVLLDDITFRVGDGAKVALVGANGSGKTTLTRIIAGDLKPHSGSISRSGGLGVMRQFVGSVRDSSTVRDLLLSVAPEPIQAAAAKLDKAELAMMEADDEKTQLRYAQAVSDWGEVGGYDAEVLWDVCTTAALGMPFDRCRWREVKTLSGGEQKRLVLEALLRGPDEVLMLDEPDNYLDVPGKRWLEQELNATQKTVLYISHDRELLANTATRIVTVELGAAGNTAWTHGGGFKTYHAARKHRFERFELLRKVWDDEHAKLRAQMLMYKQKAAYNSDMASRYRASQTRLRKFEEAGPPEAIPREQKVSMRLTGGRTGKRAVVCTGLELTGLMKPFDLEVWYGERVAVLGSNGSGKSHFLRLLANGGSDPDVEHQPVGEIVIPSVAHTGTAKLGARVRPGWFAQTHEHPELAGRTLLEILHRGDEHRDGMGRELASRKLDRYELAHAAEQTFDVLSGGQQARFQILLLELSGATLLLLDEPTDNLDVESAEALEEGLDAFDGTVLAVTHDRWFARDFDRYLVFGSDGSVYESDEPVWDEGRVERAR